The genomic window ccaacccaGTCCCCAGATACCCACAGATGGTGGATATTTAGTGGAAGCTGCATTCTAGGACCGTGTGGCAATGACAGAGTGAATCCAGCGGAGGTAGCTGGACACGCGAGTGTATACCCCGTACCGTCCTGGCCGCGCGCACCCAGTCCCCCAGGAGACAATGCCCATCAGGTACCAGGCTCCTGACTGCTGATGAGGGACTAGGAAGCCCCCGCCTGTGTCCCCACCGCACGCATCCCTCCCGCCCTCCAGCAAGCCAGCACAGAACATATTGTCGGTGATTGGCGGGCGCGAACCCCTGATCCGTGCCTCGCGGAAAGCCTGCCTGCAGTGGTGCTGGCTGACCAACGGCAGTGGGACGTAGCGTAGCCAGTCGCGGATGAAGAATCCGTCCTCAATCCCCCAGCCCGCCACCAAGCCCACGCTCCCAGGCCGGAGGAGGTCACTCTCCTGGGGTCCTCCAGCCCTGCGTAGGGTGGGCAAACAGGCAGGCATGGGCATCTCCTCCGCCTCCTCACCCCCGGTCTTCCTCAGCTTAACCAGGGCGATGTCGTTGTCGAAATCGTGCAGCCTCTCTGCGAACCCTGGGTGCACGATGATCTCCTCAATTTGCCGGCGCTCCCCTGCCAGCAGTGCCCGCAGGTTGGTGCTTCTACCTGCTTGGCACGTCCGGACCTGGGTGGTGTTGATTTGATGGGACAGGTTCACCCGGCGGGCACCTTTTGGATAGAAGACATGGGCAGCCGTCAGCACCCAGCCCCCGCCGATGAGGGTGCCCCCAGCCCTTCCCCGGCTCCTGGGCACCACCAGCACATGCCAAGGGAAGCTCCCTTCCTCTGCCAGCTTGCCACCCAGGATCCGCTGCACGGTTGTTGCTGGATTTGAAGGCAGCCCACAGACTGTAAAATCGAGGAGAAGGAGAACGGGAGTCAACGGCCGCGGTAtgagggagagaagatgaaaAAAAGATGTGCTAGGTTTTTCATCAGGACAGGGC from Stegostoma tigrinum isolate sSteTig4 chromosome 10, sSteTig4.hap1, whole genome shotgun sequence includes these protein-coding regions:
- the LOC125455840 gene encoding haptoglobin-related protein-like, whose protein sequence is MRLLALVLPLLCGHSMSQSPSSSSWGPTAREPQTTTKPWVTEQSAKGTVCKGIAENTRNGTSGVKVCGLPSNPATTVQRILGGKLAEEGSFPWHVLVVPRSRGRAGGTLIGGGWVLTAAHVFYPKGARRVNLSHQINTTQVRTCQAGRSTNLRALLAGERRQIEEIIVHPGFAERLHDFDNDIALVKLRKTGGEEAEEMPMPACLPTLRRAGGPQESDLLRPGSVGLVAGWGIEDGFFIRDWLRYVPLPLVSQHHCRQAFREARIRGSRPPITDNMFCAGLLEGGRDACGGDTGGGFLVPHQQSGAWYLMGIVSWGTGCARPGRYGVYTRVSSYLRWIHSVIATRS